A single genomic interval of Lathyrus oleraceus cultivar Zhongwan6 chromosome 7, CAAS_Psat_ZW6_1.0, whole genome shotgun sequence harbors:
- the LOC127108130 gene encoding 15-cis-zeta-carotene isomerase, chloroplastic has translation MASTPLVFSTSFSSKLHQTSHSNKSRLHHRPLNSFPSSSSSSKSKLKFSPSKPLIFSRKLVARASSEEHATEVRDSGLVGEDAATFDLEKQKLSSWVYFTAVLGVVLFVLNLIWIDDSTGFGKVFVDAISGISDSHEVVMLVLILIFAGVHSGLASFRDSGEKLIGERAYRVLFAGTSLPLALTMIVYFINHRYDGLQLWQVQDVPGVHQLVWLSNFISFFFLYPSTFNLLEVAAVDKPKLHLYETGIMRITRHPQMVGQVMWCIGHTVWIGNSVAVAASFALIAHHLFGVWNGDRKLSERYGEDFEMVKGRTSVVPFAAILDGRQKLPKDFYKEFIRLPYFTITAITLGAYFAHPLMRAASFKLHW, from the exons ATGGCTTCAACACCTCTTGTTTTCTCCACTTCCTTCTCTTCCAAACTCCACCAAACTTCCCACAGTAACAAATCACGCCTTCATCATCGACCCCTTAATTCctttccatcttcttcttcatcctccAAATCAAAACTGAAATTTTCCCCTTCAAAGCCACTCATTTTCTCTCGGAAACTAGTTGCACGAGCTTCTTCTGAAGAACATGCTACTGAAGTCAGAGATTCTGGCTTAGTGGGCGAGGATGCTGCAACTTTTGACCTTGAAAAACAGAAACTTTCTTCTTGGGTTTACTTCACTGCAGTATTGGGAGTGGTTCTGTTTGTTCTTAACTTGATCTGGATTGATGATTCAACTGGGTTTGGTAAGGTTTTTGTTGATGCCATTTCGGGAATTTCTGATAGCCATGAG GTGGTAATGTTAGTCCTGATTCTCATATTTGCGGGTGTCCATAGCGGCCTGGCCAGCTTCCGTGACTCCGGTGAGAAACTCATTGGAGAACGAGCTTACCGTGTTCTTTTTGCAGGAACATCACTTCCTTTGGCTCTCACCATGATT GTGTATTTTATTAATCACAGATACGATGGACTTCAGCTATGGCAGGTCCAAGACGTTCCCGGGGTTCATCAACTCGTGTGGCTTTCTAacttcatctctttctttttcctATATCCATCAACCTTCAATCTTTTGGAGGTTGCAGCAGTTGACAAGCCTAAGTTACATCTCTATGAAACTGGAATTATGAGAATAACCAGGCATCCACAG ATGGTTGGGCAGGTTATGTGGTGTATTGGTCATACAGTCTGGATTGGAAATTCTGTTGCGGTTGCGGCTTCGTTCGCCTTAATTGCACACCATTTATTCGGTGTTTGGAATGGAGATAGGAAACTGAGTGAAAGATATGGGGAAGATTTTGAGATGGTTAAGGGTAGAACAAGTGTTGTACCATTTGCAGCAATACTTGATGGAAGACAAAAGTTACCAAAAGATTTCTACAAAGAGTTCATTCGATTACCATATTTTACAATCACTGCCATAACACTAGGAGCTTACTTTGCACACCCACTTATGCGGGCAGCTAGTTTCAAGCTTCACTGGTAG